From the genome of Papaver somniferum cultivar HN1 chromosome 2, ASM357369v1, whole genome shotgun sequence, one region includes:
- the LOC113347180 gene encoding uncharacterized protein LOC113347180, with amino-acid sequence MTNPWLRGGRKVWNSPHYSFKLENLIFLTVSGEVDTLKVVTDEENGVIMGASGLLKLEKFDQFFVPSNHMKETCSLSVHTALPGMYPWISVDFTFVYIECTHC; translated from the exons ATGACAAATCCATGGCTAAGAGGAGGACGAAAAGTCTGGAATTCCCCTCATTACTCATTCAAGTTGGAAAATTTGATCTTTCTCACAG TGAGTGGTGAAGTTGATACCTTGAAAGTGGTTACTGACGAAGAAAATGGTGTTATTATGGGAGCTTCAGGTCTGTTGAAACTAGAAAAATTTGATCAG TTTTTTGTTCCAAGTAATCATATGAAAGAGACATGTAGTTTGTCTGTGCATACTGCATTGCCAGGGATGTACCCATGGATTTCAGTAGATTTTACGTTCGTGTACATAGAATGCACACATTGTTAG